The following proteins come from a genomic window of Natronosalvus vescus:
- a CDS encoding NAD(P)/FAD-dependent oxidoreductase, with product MSGDARPGDRDPSSPDVDVDVAVGTDAFVDRGAGFEVAVVGGGAVGATAAYDLAREGADVTLYEKGGIASGSSGRAAGVCYNAFADRLDADIGTEAIERFRALSGEDTFPFTECPYVWLAREGDDQRVEIVRDGIRAMQDNGIVALELDGDELDDRFPHLRTDDVAVAGIAGAAGYTDPARYTACLAAAASGAGATIETDAPVAVSIDPPCVRHCETGAIHEFDAVLVAAGGHTKSVLADAGLAIAMKPYRVQALTASASLPEPMCYDATSGFYVRPHPEGLLAGNGTEEVETDPDEYDRAANPGFAASLGERVAHRFPEIDPGAIEVTRAWAGVCTATPDRDPLVGELEEGLYVATGFQGHGFMRAPAIGRQIANEILGGDGIDAFDPTRFDGDESFEIVEGMAIEEE from the coding sequence ATGAGCGGGGATGCCAGACCAGGGGATCGCGATCCGTCCTCGCCCGACGTAGACGTGGACGTAGCCGTCGGAACCGACGCATTCGTCGACCGCGGTGCCGGCTTCGAGGTCGCGGTCGTCGGTGGGGGAGCCGTCGGCGCGACGGCGGCCTACGATCTCGCCCGCGAGGGGGCCGACGTCACGCTGTACGAGAAAGGCGGGATTGCGAGCGGCTCGAGCGGTCGCGCGGCGGGGGTCTGCTACAATGCGTTCGCCGACAGGCTCGACGCCGATATCGGCACCGAGGCGATCGAACGGTTCCGCGCGCTGTCGGGTGAGGATACCTTCCCGTTCACGGAGTGCCCGTACGTCTGGCTCGCACGCGAGGGGGACGACCAGCGAGTCGAGATCGTTCGAGATGGGATCCGGGCCATGCAGGACAACGGAATCGTCGCCCTCGAGCTCGACGGGGACGAACTCGACGACCGGTTCCCCCACCTGCGAACCGACGACGTCGCGGTCGCCGGGATCGCCGGGGCGGCAGGATACACCGATCCGGCCCGCTACACCGCCTGTCTGGCGGCCGCCGCGAGCGGAGCGGGGGCGACCATCGAAACCGACGCGCCAGTAGCGGTATCCATCGATCCACCGTGCGTCCGCCACTGCGAGACGGGGGCGATACACGAGTTCGACGCCGTTCTTGTCGCTGCGGGTGGGCATACCAAGTCGGTGCTCGCCGATGCTGGCCTCGCCATTGCGATGAAACCCTACCGTGTACAGGCACTGACGGCGTCGGCGTCGCTCCCGGAACCGATGTGTTACGACGCGACGAGTGGCTTCTACGTCCGTCCACATCCCGAAGGGTTGCTCGCCGGGAACGGCACCGAGGAGGTCGAGACCGATCCGGACGAGTACGACCGGGCGGCAAATCCCGGCTTCGCCGCGTCGCTGGGCGAGCGGGTCGCTCATCGCTTTCCCGAGATCGATCCGGGTGCGATCGAGGTGACCCGCGCCTGGGCCGGCGTCTGTACGGCGACGCCCGATCGGGATCCGCTCGTCGGCGAACTCGAGGAAGGCCTCTACGTGGCGACGGGATTCCAGGGCCACGGGTTCATGCGCGCGCCGGCGATCGGGCGACAAATCGCGAACGAGATCCTCGGTGGGGACGGCATCGACGCGTTCGACCCGACGCGATTCGACGGGGACGAATCGTTCGAGATCGTCGAGGGGATGGCGATCGAAGAGGAGTGA
- a CDS encoding Hsp20/alpha crystallin family protein: MSLRSFRETVGDAVYRQVGRASSHVQEHRSIPVDVLENETSYLVVFDAPGTEPADLQVRYLEGRVKIRIDRFRSYHDGFDMRFPGRGMALDGEAELPDDALVNPDDGTATLTDVGTLEISIPKADSDDDDNGDDASEEQTAKSDANSDDTHVDEPEPLTHDD; this comes from the coding sequence GTGAGTCTCAGATCGTTCCGCGAAACCGTCGGTGACGCCGTCTACCGACAGGTTGGTCGCGCAAGTAGCCACGTCCAGGAGCACCGTTCGATTCCCGTCGACGTCCTCGAGAACGAGACGTCGTATCTCGTCGTCTTCGACGCCCCCGGCACCGAGCCAGCCGACCTCCAGGTTCGGTATCTCGAGGGACGCGTCAAGATCCGTATCGATCGCTTCCGATCGTATCACGACGGCTTCGACATGCGCTTTCCCGGCCGTGGCATGGCCCTCGACGGGGAGGCGGAGCTGCCGGACGACGCGCTCGTCAACCCGGACGATGGAACAGCGACGCTGACCGACGTCGGCACGCTCGAGATTTCGATTCCGAAGGCGGATTCCGACGACGATGACAACGGTGACGACGCCTCCGAAGAACAGACGGCCAAATCCGACGCGAACTCGGACGACACTCACGTCGACGAACCGGAGCCGCTGACGCACGACGACTAG
- a CDS encoding DUF7559 family protein, with protein MPPTKEIKCTDDACFLDMFENHYTYDVPDDHGVADLACPVCGGVDCLEEIKL; from the coding sequence ATGCCACCGACCAAGGAGATCAAGTGTACCGACGACGCGTGCTTCCTCGACATGTTCGAAAACCACTACACCTACGACGTCCCCGACGATCACGGTGTCGCGGATCTGGCGTGTCCCGTCTGTGGTGGCGTCGATTGTCTCGAGGAAATCAAACTCTGA
- a CDS encoding radical SAM protein — protein sequence MTTPEPESLSVTIVDGYVDEPAHFGVPPYVSTYPRYTAGALVDAGVPPERITYHTIDGLRDVPDRWRDVDEADLLIYLGGMTVPGKYVGGTPAEPDEVRKLAWTASGTSLMGGPVKFGIGDANEGATETERQDLDFDFVAKGDVEAAVYDFLESGLEGFNNRMRDVGEVTRWARQGAFIVEQHPNHPEYLICELETSRGCAYRCSFCTEPLYGNLSFRPPESVIDEVDALSAHGVKHFRLGRQADILAYGGDGEAPNPDALRELYGGIREVAPDLETLHLDNMNPITIANWPEASREGIRIIAKHNTPGDTAAFGLESADPVVQEANNLNVTAEECLEAVRIVNEEGGWRPGEEPGTGPSTDPDPDPGTGTDTGSEPVGLPKLLPGINLLHGLMDEREETYERNLAFLERVYDDGLMLRRVNIRQVMAFAGTEMSETGASIAKAHKKQFKRYKRTVRETIDNPMLERVAPPGTVLPNVHLEYHQDGRTFGRQLGTYPLLVGIPGERPLGTAIDVAVVDHGYRSVTGVPYPLDLNTASMDELTAIPGVGKRRAGDVVVNRPYESMPELARGLESGVDVSSFVTVGQPPLSD from the coding sequence ATGACCACCCCCGAACCGGAATCACTCTCGGTGACCATCGTCGACGGCTACGTCGACGAGCCGGCACACTTCGGGGTTCCGCCGTACGTCTCGACCTATCCGCGGTACACGGCGGGTGCGCTCGTGGACGCGGGCGTCCCGCCCGAGCGAATCACCTACCACACGATCGACGGCCTGCGGGACGTTCCCGACCGGTGGCGCGACGTCGACGAGGCCGACCTCCTCATCTATCTCGGCGGGATGACCGTCCCGGGCAAGTACGTCGGCGGCACGCCAGCCGAACCCGACGAGGTACGGAAACTCGCCTGGACGGCGAGCGGGACGAGCCTGATGGGCGGCCCTGTAAAGTTCGGTATCGGCGACGCCAACGAGGGGGCGACCGAGACCGAACGCCAGGATCTCGACTTCGACTTCGTCGCAAAAGGCGACGTCGAAGCCGCCGTTTACGACTTCCTCGAGAGCGGCCTCGAGGGATTCAACAACCGGATGCGCGACGTGGGGGAGGTGACTCGCTGGGCGCGACAGGGCGCGTTCATCGTCGAACAGCACCCGAACCACCCGGAGTACCTCATCTGCGAACTCGAGACTTCGCGGGGCTGTGCGTACCGATGTTCGTTCTGCACCGAACCGCTGTACGGCAATCTGTCGTTCCGTCCGCCCGAATCCGTGATCGACGAGGTCGATGCGCTCTCCGCTCACGGCGTGAAACACTTCCGACTCGGCCGGCAGGCGGACATTCTCGCCTACGGCGGCGACGGCGAAGCCCCGAACCCGGACGCGCTCCGGGAGCTCTACGGGGGGATCCGCGAGGTCGCGCCCGACCTCGAGACGCTCCACCTCGACAACATGAACCCGATCACCATCGCGAACTGGCCCGAAGCCTCCCGCGAGGGGATCAGGATCATCGCGAAACACAACACACCCGGTGACACGGCCGCGTTCGGCCTCGAGTCCGCCGACCCGGTCGTCCAGGAGGCGAACAACCTGAACGTCACCGCCGAGGAGTGTCTCGAGGCCGTTCGGATCGTCAACGAGGAAGGCGGGTGGCGACCGGGCGAGGAACCGGGAACTGGGCCGTCGACTGACCCCGATCCCGATCCCGGTACCGGCACCGACACCGGTTCGGAACCCGTAGGGCTGCCGAAACTCCTCCCCGGAATCAACCTGCTCCACGGGCTCATGGACGAACGCGAGGAAACCTACGAACGCAACCTCGCGTTCCTCGAGCGGGTGTACGACGACGGGCTCATGCTTCGCCGGGTTAACATCAGGCAGGTAATGGCATTCGCCGGCACGGAGATGTCCGAAACCGGGGCGTCGATCGCGAAGGCACACAAAAAGCAGTTCAAACGGTACAAACGAACGGTTCGCGAGACCATCGACAACCCGATGCTCGAGCGCGTCGCCCCGCCGGGAACGGTGCTTCCGAACGTCCACCTCGAGTATCACCAGGACGGGCGAACGTTCGGCCGCCAGCTGGGTACGTATCCCCTGCTCGTTGGCATCCCGGGCGAGCGCCCGCTCGGGACGGCCATCGATGTCGCAGTGGTCGATCACGGCTACCGCTCGGTAACGGGCGTGCCGTACCCACTCGACCTCAATACAGCGTCGATGGACGAACTGACGGCGATTCCCGGTGTCGGGAAACGTCGTGCGGGCGACGTGGTCGTCAACCGACCGTACGAGTCGATGCCGGAACTGGCGAGAGGCCTCGAGTCGGGCGTCGACGTCTCGTCGTTCGTGACGGTGGGGCAACCGCCGCTGAGTGACTGA
- a CDS encoding TRAM domain-containing protein has translation MEISEKLLCLFSTEVSEEDDRFVIEIPRQEIETGDVEPGDVYRVALISRERTTSTADTGTDGSGTTTKPSQSPSQPTAPSEPKPPVDVGETRYVEIEDIGKQGDGIARVERGYVIIVPGADVGDRVKIEVTEVKSNFAVGEIIEETF, from the coding sequence GTGGAAATATCTGAAAAACTCCTGTGTCTTTTCAGCACAGAAGTCTCGGAGGAAGACGACCGTTTCGTCATTGAAATACCACGACAAGAAATCGAGACGGGGGATGTCGAGCCCGGTGACGTGTATCGCGTCGCGCTCATCTCTCGTGAACGAACTACCTCGACTGCGGATACGGGGACGGATGGTTCCGGAACGACGACGAAACCGTCCCAATCGCCATCTCAGCCGACGGCACCGTCGGAGCCCAAACCCCCGGTCGACGTGGGGGAAACGCGCTACGTCGAAATCGAAGACATCGGCAAACAGGGCGACGGTATCGCGCGCGTCGAGCGTGGCTACGTCATCATCGTTCCCGGTGCGGACGTCGGTGATCGCGTCAAAATCGAAGTGACCGAAGTCAAATCGAACTTCGCCGTCGGCGAAATCATCGAAGAAACCTTCTAA
- a CDS encoding YkgJ family cysteine cluster protein, which translates to MSADPPGSELEADLERARDLSIDDIAAAIESIGFECTRCGACCRGHGDDEHTATAFPDEVRALAGQDEPASRSGDGTPDPDPDEYDWRDVARPMPYGLQDGENGLEGETFEWALQTDGCGDCTFYTEDDGIGACTVHENRPLICRTYPFSVALSGTSQPMGEPVDEAGIVRAHECEGLGRDISREDAEELARTLKQRAIRELEEAIALLEAYEPVDADGAVVVHDSEGAKRPDGSEWNR; encoded by the coding sequence GTGAGCGCAGACCCACCTGGTTCCGAACTCGAGGCCGACCTCGAGCGCGCCAGGGATCTCTCCATCGACGATATCGCGGCCGCCATCGAGTCGATCGGTTTCGAGTGTACTCGCTGTGGGGCGTGCTGTCGCGGCCACGGCGACGACGAGCACACGGCGACCGCCTTCCCGGACGAAGTGCGAGCGCTCGCTGGCCAGGACGAACCAGCCTCGCGGTCGGGTGACGGCACTCCCGACCCCGACCCCGACGAATACGACTGGCGCGACGTCGCCCGACCGATGCCCTACGGTCTTCAGGATGGCGAGAACGGTCTCGAGGGCGAGACGTTCGAGTGGGCCCTCCAGACCGACGGCTGCGGTGACTGTACGTTCTACACCGAGGACGACGGCATCGGTGCGTGCACCGTCCACGAGAACCGACCACTGATCTGTCGAACCTACCCGTTCAGCGTCGCGCTTTCGGGAACGAGCCAGCCGATGGGCGAGCCCGTCGACGAGGCTGGCATCGTTCGTGCGCACGAGTGTGAGGGACTCGGCCGTGACATCTCCCGCGAGGACGCCGAGGAACTTGCCCGGACGCTCAAGCAGCGTGCCATCCGGGAACTCGAGGAAGCGATCGCCCTGCTCGAGGCGTACGAACCCGTCGACGCGGACGGGGCGGTCGTCGTTCACGATTCCGAAGGGGCGAAACGACCCGACGGGAGCGAGTGGAACCGATAG
- a CDS encoding MBL fold metallo-hydrolase: MTVTRHPVPVSTRAPGGETNAYVVGDRPAALIDPAGRTAALDRTVDERDVEHVLVTHTHPDHVGAVATYADELDATVWARHGHDHRFTEATGIDPDATFTPGSTIALGDELLEMLDTPGHATDHVSFRLQPGGSIVVGDCAVAEGSVVVGAPDGDMRAYLTSLRRLRAMAPSRLYPGHGLVIDEPRVTLERLIDHRLQRERRVRTAVQNGARTPDAILEAAYDVDLTGVRDLARATVVAHLEKLAVEGAVELAWDGDRIRSVLPSAADD; the protein is encoded by the coding sequence ATGACGGTCACGCGGCACCCGGTTCCAGTCTCGACTCGAGCCCCCGGCGGCGAGACGAACGCCTACGTCGTTGGCGACCGACCCGCTGCCCTGATCGACCCCGCCGGCCGAACGGCCGCACTCGACCGCACCGTCGACGAGCGCGACGTCGAACACGTGCTGGTCACGCATACGCATCCCGATCACGTCGGCGCGGTCGCCACGTACGCCGACGAGCTCGACGCAACCGTCTGGGCACGTCACGGTCACGACCATCGATTCACGGAGGCGACCGGCATCGATCCCGACGCGACGTTCACCCCGGGGTCGACGATTGCCCTCGGGGACGAGCTACTCGAGATGCTGGATACGCCCGGTCACGCCACCGATCACGTCTCGTTTCGCCTCCAACCCGGCGGAAGCATCGTCGTCGGCGACTGTGCCGTCGCGGAGGGAAGCGTCGTCGTCGGTGCCCCCGACGGCGACATGCGAGCGTACCTGACGTCACTCCGACGGCTTCGTGCGATGGCACCCTCGCGACTGTACCCCGGACACGGCCTAGTGATCGACGAGCCGCGGGTGACGCTCGAGCGCCTGATCGATCACCGTCTCCAGCGAGAGCGACGAGTCCGCACAGCCGTCCAGAACGGGGCGCGAACCCCTGATGCGATCCTCGAAGCCGCCTACGACGTCGACCTCACGGGCGTGCGCGACCTCGCCCGTGCGACCGTCGTCGCCCACCTCGAGAAACTCGCGGTCGAAGGGGCAGTGGAACTGGCGTGGGACGGCGACCGCATCCGGTCGGTTCTCCCTTCGGCGGCGGACGACTGA
- a CDS encoding winged helix-turn-helix transcriptional regulator, whose protein sequence is MSMSTADDHAVAAEEILSEAEYRDRLRDLPPSAKLVAKVLESDSPLSQGQLAEESLLPDRTVRYALNRLEDVDLIGSRYSFRDARKQVYYLNH, encoded by the coding sequence ATGAGCATGAGTACCGCTGACGACCATGCCGTCGCCGCCGAGGAGATCCTCTCCGAGGCCGAATACCGCGATCGCCTTCGTGACCTCCCACCGAGTGCCAAACTCGTCGCGAAGGTACTCGAATCAGACTCGCCGCTCTCCCAGGGGCAACTCGCCGAGGAGTCGCTACTGCCGGATCGAACCGTTCGCTACGCCCTCAACCGCCTCGAGGACGTCGACCTGATCGGCTCTCGCTACAGCTTCCGCGACGCGCGCAAGCAGGTTTACTACCTGAACCACTGA
- a CDS encoding PPOX class F420-dependent oxidoreductase translates to MEEIPAAFMDLFERKTVAHVSTIMPDGTPQVTPVWIDVDDEGYVLVNTARTRRKEKNVRQNPNIGVSIPDPDDPYRYLSIRGQVEEVTTEGAIDHIDSLTQRYFEEDEYPHHGDEVGERVILRIRPDRVISSGN, encoded by the coding sequence ATGGAGGAAATTCCAGCGGCGTTCATGGATCTGTTCGAACGGAAGACGGTCGCCCACGTGTCGACGATCATGCCGGATGGGACGCCACAGGTGACGCCGGTCTGGATCGACGTTGACGACGAGGGCTACGTGCTGGTAAACACCGCCCGCACCCGCCGCAAGGAGAAAAACGTCCGACAGAATCCGAACATTGGCGTCTCGATCCCGGATCCCGACGATCCCTACCGGTATCTCTCGATCCGGGGGCAAGTCGAGGAGGTGACGACCGAGGGAGCGATCGACCACATCGACAGCCTCACCCAGCGGTACTTCGAGGAGGACGAATACCCGCACCACGGCGACGAGGTCGGCGAGCGAGTTATTTTACGAATCCGGCCGGATCGAGTGATCTCGAGCGGAAACTAG
- a CDS encoding zf-TFIIB domain-containing protein — protein sequence MPTCPYCNHAPETESLVRHQRGDLLIVHCPDCHGILGTYREPGRF from the coding sequence ATGCCGACCTGCCCGTACTGTAATCACGCACCCGAGACGGAATCACTCGTCCGACACCAGCGTGGCGACCTCCTGATCGTCCACTGTCCGGACTGTCACGGCATCCTCGGCACCTACCGCGAACCGGGGCGGTTCTGA
- a CDS encoding class I SAM-dependent methyltransferase: MKGQEWYQADDVAQEYDDKRFSRGGQLIDRREKIAVLEALGPLEDRDVLEIACGTGRFTVMLAQQGANVVGLDISAAMLQQGRRKAQAAGVTGTLEFLRGDAGRLPFPDDHFDTVVAMRFFHLADDPAAFLSEMKRVAREQIVFDTFNRYSSRSVYNWALPMGSRLYSKSEVSVLLAKNGLELVDVEDDFLVPYGLYRAIPNVLASPIRTVDRAIGRVPGSDHLMSVSYWNVRL, encoded by the coding sequence GTGAAAGGACAGGAATGGTACCAGGCCGACGACGTCGCACAGGAGTACGACGACAAGCGGTTCTCTCGCGGCGGACAACTCATCGACCGGCGCGAGAAAATCGCCGTCCTCGAGGCACTCGGGCCGCTCGAGGATCGTGACGTGCTCGAGATCGCCTGTGGTACCGGGCGGTTTACGGTCATGCTCGCCCAGCAGGGGGCGAACGTCGTCGGACTCGATATCTCTGCAGCGATGTTACAACAGGGACGCCGGAAAGCACAGGCAGCGGGTGTCACTGGGACGCTCGAGTTCCTGCGCGGTGACGCAGGACGACTCCCGTTTCCGGACGACCACTTCGATACGGTGGTCGCCATGCGATTTTTCCACCTCGCTGACGACCCGGCGGCGTTCCTGAGCGAGATGAAACGCGTCGCTCGTGAACAGATCGTCTTCGATACGTTCAACCGCTATAGCTCCCGGAGCGTCTACAACTGGGCCTTGCCGATGGGGTCGCGACTGTACTCGAAGAGCGAAGTGAGCGTTCTACTGGCGAAAAACGGTCTCGAGCTCGTCGATGTCGAGGACGACTTTCTCGTCCCGTACGGGTTGTATCGTGCAATTCCCAACGTCCTCGCAAGTCCGATTCGGACGGTCGACCGGGCAATTGGCCGTGTTCCAGGCTCCGACCATCTGATGTCGGTCTCGTACTGGAACGTCAGACTCTGA
- a CDS encoding glycosyltransferase family 2 protein produces the protein MEPTLSVVVSTLNDREHLLSCLDGLEDQLPASSEVIVVNGPSSDGTTGAVRDRDDVDVLVEISDRAASVSRNAGFEVATGDVVAFLGDEYVIEPGWYEAVVGAIERQADVVTGPVRGRLSGEQRGTEPTTILGRCVTPFEGSNVAVDRAVLEALDGFDEYLSVAEATDCAHRLAGLEYDVTWRPEMAVRSEVGTDGGTPDRDWFCRFQSLTYRLSKNYGPRPSVVGRVACRAVGDGAGGARGVLAGEGTPTDWLGNGVDVLQGSVRGFVDGLRARYADRTDRRNPHGVSGRHDRAVRVYDRRSDADGV, from the coding sequence ATGGAGCCGACGCTCTCGGTAGTCGTGTCGACGCTGAACGACCGAGAGCACTTACTCTCCTGTCTCGACGGCCTCGAGGATCAGCTTCCAGCCTCGAGTGAAGTGATCGTCGTCAACGGCCCATCGTCGGATGGAACGACTGGTGCCGTCCGCGACCGCGACGATGTCGACGTACTGGTCGAAATCTCGGATCGGGCGGCGAGCGTCTCCCGGAATGCTGGCTTCGAGGTGGCTACCGGCGACGTGGTGGCGTTTCTCGGTGACGAGTACGTCATCGAACCTGGCTGGTACGAGGCGGTCGTCGGTGCCATCGAGCGCCAGGCCGACGTCGTCACTGGGCCAGTTCGTGGCCGGCTCTCAGGCGAGCAGCGCGGCACTGAACCGACGACGATACTCGGCCGCTGTGTCACGCCGTTCGAGGGATCGAACGTCGCGGTCGACCGCGCGGTTCTCGAGGCCCTCGACGGGTTCGACGAGTACCTGTCGGTCGCCGAAGCGACCGACTGTGCGCATCGCCTCGCTGGTCTCGAGTACGACGTCACCTGGCGTCCCGAGATGGCCGTTCGTAGCGAAGTGGGAACCGACGGAGGAACGCCGGATCGCGACTGGTTCTGCCGGTTTCAGTCGCTCACGTATCGACTGAGCAAGAACTACGGCCCTCGTCCGTCAGTCGTTGGTCGCGTCGCCTGCCGGGCGGTCGGTGACGGAGCAGGCGGAGCGAGAGGAGTGCTGGCCGGCGAGGGAACGCCAACGGACTGGCTCGGAAACGGCGTCGATGTCCTCCAGGGAAGTGTTCGTGGGTTCGTCGATGGCCTCCGTGCCCGATACGCAGACCGCACAGACCGTCGAAACCCCCACGGTGTTTCCGGCCGCCACGACCGGGCGGTTCGCGTCTACGACCGTCGATCGGACGCTGACGGGGTGTAG
- a CDS encoding 5-(carboxyamino)imidazole ribonucleotide synthase: MTTLRSPGPTIGVVGGGQLGRMLAEAASPLGVDVIVLDPTPDCPAAGVSRDHLVGDFDDEDGIRELAKRADVLTFEIELADQDVLEHVREETGVPVHPDPTTLRTIHDKLVQKRDLADAGVPVPPFRVVDDVEDVRAAIDDYGAPVMLKARTGGYDGRGNVPVESKADAEAALESVAGPAMVEAFVDFEREISVIAAAGYGETATFPVGENVHEDEILRETVVPARSSDAVLDRARDVAEDVLEVMNGRGIYGIELFETTDGEILLNEIAPRPHNSGHWTIEGAQTSQFEQHVRAVLGWPLGSTALRAPTVSTNLLGDVDQSQPAQLTNVERILESPTASLHWYGKREVRPLRKMGHVTVTAGEGDSRGDLLERARRLREAVTFESN, encoded by the coding sequence ATGACAACGCTGCGGTCACCAGGGCCGACGATCGGCGTCGTCGGTGGGGGGCAACTTGGCCGGATGCTCGCCGAGGCCGCCTCACCGCTCGGCGTCGACGTCATCGTGCTCGATCCGACACCCGATTGCCCAGCGGCGGGTGTGAGTCGCGATCATCTCGTCGGCGACTTCGACGACGAAGACGGGATTCGCGAACTCGCCAAACGTGCCGACGTCCTCACATTCGAGATCGAACTTGCCGATCAGGACGTCCTCGAGCACGTTCGCGAGGAGACCGGCGTCCCGGTACACCCCGATCCGACGACGCTGCGAACCATCCACGACAAACTGGTTCAGAAACGAGACCTTGCGGATGCGGGCGTTCCCGTACCGCCGTTTCGGGTCGTCGACGACGTCGAGGATGTTCGCGCTGCCATCGACGACTACGGCGCACCAGTGATGTTGAAAGCCCGAACGGGCGGGTACGACGGTCGTGGCAACGTTCCCGTCGAGTCGAAAGCCGACGCCGAGGCCGCCCTCGAGTCGGTCGCCGGGCCAGCGATGGTCGAGGCGTTCGTCGATTTCGAACGCGAGATTTCGGTTATCGCCGCGGCGGGCTACGGGGAGACGGCAACCTTCCCCGTCGGCGAGAACGTTCACGAGGATGAGATCCTTCGGGAAACGGTCGTTCCCGCGCGCTCGAGCGACGCCGTCCTCGACCGGGCTCGTGACGTCGCCGAAGACGTCCTCGAGGTGATGAACGGCCGGGGGATCTACGGGATCGAACTGTTCGAGACGACCGACGGCGAGATTCTGCTCAACGAAATCGCTCCTCGCCCGCACAACTCCGGTCACTGGACGATCGAAGGGGCCCAGACTTCGCAGTTCGAACAACACGTTCGCGCCGTGCTTGGCTGGCCACTTGGCTCGACGGCACTTCGCGCACCGACGGTGTCGACGAACCTCCTCGGTGATGTCGATCAGTCCCAGCCAGCCCAGCTTACGAACGTCGAACGGATCCTCGAGTCGCCGACGGCCAGCCTCCATTGGTACGGCAAGCGGGAGGTACGGCCGCTCCGGAAGATGGGGCACGTGACGGTCACCGCCGGGGAGGGAGACTCCCGTGGTGACCTGCTCGAGCGCGCTCGGCGGTTGCGCGAGGCCGTGACGTTCGAGTCGAACTGA
- a CDS encoding AIR carboxylase family protein: MPASVTDLIDRLHREAEQDRPTEATPDVGIVMGSDSDLEVMMTGGSRPGAYDAFVEELGFGEQTDYENPPDERFTFETYVTSAHRTPDLMTAYAETAEDRGIEVLIAGAGGKSADLPNMTASIAYPLPVIGVPVQEKSVDSVIGMPAGAPLVAVDAGKSFNAALSAAQILARQHETVHERLLDYHERLRSDVGDVSRRLHDGGVEAYHDR, translated from the coding sequence ATGCCAGCCAGCGTCACAGACCTCATCGATAGATTGCACCGCGAAGCCGAACAAGACCGCCCAACGGAGGCGACGCCTGACGTCGGAATCGTCATGGGCAGTGACTCCGACCTCGAGGTGATGATGACCGGTGGCTCCCGTCCCGGTGCATACGACGCCTTCGTCGAGGAACTCGGCTTCGGCGAGCAGACCGACTACGAGAACCCACCCGACGAGCGTTTTACGTTCGAAACGTACGTCACCTCGGCCCACCGAACTCCGGATCTGATGACGGCCTACGCGGAGACGGCCGAAGATCGTGGGATCGAGGTGCTCATCGCCGGGGCCGGCGGGAAGTCGGCCGACCTCCCGAACATGACGGCGTCGATCGCGTACCCACTGCCCGTCATTGGTGTCCCGGTTCAGGAGAAGTCCGTCGATAGCGTGATCGGAATGCCCGCGGGTGCACCACTCGTCGCCGTCGACGCAGGCAAGTCATTCAACGCGGCACTTTCTGCGGCACAGATCCTCGCTCGTCAACACGAAACCGTTCACGAGCGGTTACTCGACTACCACGAGCGATTACGCAGCGATGTCGGGGACGTCTCCCGACGACTCCACGACGGCGGCGTCGAGGCCTACCACGATCGGTGA
- a CDS encoding NADH-quinone oxidoreductase subunit A, giving the protein MNDWIAIGALALVGLLIPLGMMAVSYLLRPSVPETSKRATYESGEVPTGGTRIRFNIQYYMVALLFLVFDIETVLLFPWAVTYTDALAAEEYGLLHALGPMLLFVAILVVGLAWAWRNGAVQWAKTPGQVEPEVDRP; this is encoded by the coding sequence ATGAATGATTGGATAGCCATCGGGGCGCTGGCGCTCGTGGGGCTACTGATTCCGCTCGGCATGATGGCGGTATCGTATCTCCTCCGACCGAGTGTACCCGAGACGAGCAAACGTGCCACCTACGAGAGTGGCGAGGTGCCGACCGGCGGGACGCGCATCCGGTTTAACATCCAGTACTACATGGTTGCGCTTCTTTTCCTGGTCTTCGACATCGAAACCGTCCTGTTGTTCCCGTGGGCGGTCACGTACACCGATGCGCTGGCAGCCGAGGAGTACGGACTCCTCCACGCGCTCGGGCCGATGCTGCTCTTCGTCGCCATCCTCGTCGTCGGACTCGCGTGGGCCTGGCGCAACGGAGCCGTACAGTGGGCGAAGACGCCCGGACAGGTCGAACCTGAGGTCGATCGACCATGA